The window AAGAAAGGGTCAAACTGGGGCGTTCCAGAGAAAGCGAGATAGCAAGCACAAAGGTCTTGTACTACCATAATCAGGTGGAGCTCCAAACCCTGAAAAACCAGAAGGCAAATGAAGAAAAGAAGATGAAATACCTGACCGGGCTTGATAAGCTTGACGTCTTAAATGACAGTGCTTTCTACCCTGATTTGCCCTCAAGCGAAGAAACCTACACAAAGGAGGCAGAGTCAAGGCCTGATGTAGCCGGAGCAAAACAGTCTTATTTGATAGCTCACAGAAGGGTATCCATAGCTAAATCCGGATTTATGCCTTCTATTAACTTAAACGCAGGCTATTACATGACAGGGACTGGAAGGTATGCAGGCATAAGCTGGGATGCCCTGGTAAATGCAGAACTACCTCTTATTCCTTTCACTAACACAGCCGGCAACGTTGATGAAGCTGTAGCTGTAGAAAGGCAAGCAGGGCTTTCATTTGAATCAGCCAAAAGAAAGGCTGTGCTTGAGATATCAACTTTTTATGAAGATTTTCGTTATGCTCTTGAAAATAAGGAAGCTTATGATAACGCCTTAAAGGCAAACGAAGAAAATTACAACTTCCAGTTAAAAGATTATAAGTTAAACCTTATAAACACCCTTGAACTTCTGACAACCATACATGAACTACAGGACGCCAGACGATTCAATGTCCACGCTGTCAATGAGGTTAAAAGAGCGTATTTCCGCCTTTTAGTTTCATCCGGACAAGTCAAGTATTAAGACAAACAATCTCAAAATTAATAAATAAAGGATAAATATATGACTCTGTCAGATATCTCAATAAAAAATCCTGTATTTGCCTGGATGCTAATGGCAGCCTTAATGATTTTCGGCTTTATAGGCTACTTCAGAATGGGGGTGAGCGCGCTTCCGGACGTGGATTTTCCTGTAGCTTCCATTATTTTGTCCTGGCGCGGGGCAGCGCCCGAGGTTATGGAGACCGATATAGTCGACCCTGTTGAAGATTCATTGATGGGCATACAGGGGATACGCAATGTTTCATCCAACATTCTTCAAGGCAGCGCTTCGATAACCATTGAATTTGAACTGAACAAAGATATAGATGTAGCTGTGCAGGAGATACAGCAAAAGCTCGCTCTTGCCCAAAGGCTGCTTCCAAGGGAAATGGACCCGCCCATAATAAATAAGGTTAACCCGGAAGACCAGCCTATACTCTGGCTTTCGGTTTACGGCGATGCTCCGCTCAGGGAGATGATGGGTTATGTCCAGGACTATTTGAAAGACCAGTTCACGACCGTTGAGGGAGTCGGCGAAGTATTTCTGGGCGGGTATGTTGACAAAAACCTGCGCGTGTGGGTAGACGATGAAAAACTTATAAAAAACCAGATAACTGTAAACGATGTGGTAAACAGCATTCAGCAGCAGCACATCGAACTTCCAGCCGGCAGGATAGAAACACCTGTTATC of the Candidatus Liberimonas magnetica genome contains:
- a CDS encoding TolC family protein — its product is MKHIFFHKIISFSFLLEVILLICPLKVFCADVPVDQKGLSLENCYLYSLNNSLDIAIKKESGNETKGRYKQAVGAVLPKVSFSALYLKQGVDQDSSLPQSFGSQDNTQNKLSFSQPVFNGFKEFSALSILKDEQIERSLEELRARQTLLVEVSESFYNLIEYSEAIKTYEEIKTIIEQRIKDLEERVKLGRSRESEIASTKVLYYHNQVELQTLKNQKANEEKKMKYLTGLDKLDVLNDSAFYPDLPSSEETYTKEAESRPDVAGAKQSYLIAHRRVSIAKSGFMPSINLNAGYYMTGTGRYAGISWDALVNAELPLIPFTNTAGNVDEAVAVERQAGLSFESAKRKAVLEISTFYEDFRYALENKEAYDNALKANEENYNFQLKDYKLNLINTLELLTTIHELQDARRFNVHAVNEVKRAYFRLLVSSGQVKY